The segment TGAACGCACCCAACAATACTACGAGATGACCGGCAAGTACAACCAGTTTGCGTGGGGCTGGGACGATGCACGGAGAAGCGGATTGGATATAGATCAGTTCTTCCAGGACTCGGTGCTGATCAACGGCGGCACCAGTGGAAGAATCCTCGATGAGGCTACCACGCCGCGATCGGCTAACCGTCTGCAGTACGAGACCATGCGCGATGACGCCAACAAGAAGTACGACAAGGGTCGCACGATGACGTATCTGGCGATTCTCAACCATGTGGTCAGCGGCTTTGAGGCATTCTTCTCAGCCAAGAAGCACAACCGCGAGCAGGGCGGTTCATCAGTGTTTTCCGATATCGATGTTGATCTGTCGCTAAAGTCGTATCACTCGCGCCGGGATACGCCCTATGTCAAACTGTCGTACAAGTTCTGAGAAAGGTCGTCTCGTGAGGTTTTGGGTTATTGCGATCGTCGTAGTCGTTAGCGTGTCGAGTGGTGTGCATGCGATTGAGCTTGGCCAAAGCCCGGTGCATGTCGCCATGCAGAACAGCCTCAACGCGGAGACGAGGTCCCTGGGTGTGACCGGCAACCTAGCCAACGATGAATTCGGCGGAGGCACGCGGGATCAGTCGGAAACCGGGCGCAAGTCAGTTGTGCAGGCAGCCCTGTACTCAGCGATTATCCCTGGCGGCGGACAGTACTATCTCGACCGTCGGCGTACCGCCCGTTACTTTTTTGGCGCCGAGGCCGGTATCTGGATTGCTTATCTGTCGTTTCACACTTATGGGCGATGGCGCGAAGACGATTTTATCGCCTACGCCGCGGCACACGCCAACGCGCGCCTCGAGGGCAAGAGCGAGGAGTTCCAATCGTGGGTCGGCTTCTACAGCAGCATACGGGAGTTCAACACGCTGGGGCGGGCGTTTGACCCGGAGCGGCCGTACCTGGCCGACACCCCGGAAAACCACTGGCAGTGGCAAAGCGAGCGCGAACGCCAGACCTACCGCGATCTTCGGAATCGAAGCAAGGAAGCCTACCGTCGATCCGACTTCATGATCGGCGCAGCGATAGTGAACCGGATCATATCGGTAGTCGACGCTATCCGCAGCGCCGTTCGCATCAACCGCCGGATTGCAGCGCCCGGCTTCTCCTCCGCGCAGCCGAGACCGTTCAGACTGAGTTTCGATCCTCTGGCCTCCCGTCAGATATGTGTCACGGTTTATCCTGGCTTCTGACGGGACGCCGGGCGGGCGGACTGGTGTTGTCAAGCCTGAGCCTGGTCTTTGTTCTAGTCGGTTGCGGGGGAAAGGCCAGGCCAGGGCGCGAACTGACCCAGTCTCCGGGAATTCCCACGGAAATTGTACTCGAACGGATGATTTCCGGTCAGATTCTCGGTCGACCCTTATCTAATCCAACCGACCTGGCTATCGATAATCGCGGAGCGCTGTACCTGCTTGATTCGGGCAACAAGCGAGTGATCTGGTTTAATCGCGATCTGGCGGCAGTGCGAGATTTCTCAGGCGAAGGGAGTTCTATCGGAAAACTCGGTGATCCCCGGGGGCTGGCGGTCGACTCGGAAAGACGAGTCTGGGTCACCGACCGCGAGTCCCGGTTACTCGTCCAGTGCAGCGACCAATTGGAATACACTATGGAGATCCCGTTCCGCGACGAGGCGGATGAGTTTGTGTACGGCCGCCCGGCGGCAATTGCGGTGACCGAATTCGGCGACATCTGGGTGGTTGATCCGGATAATCACCGCGTTGTCACCCTGGACGCCGCCGGCCAGTTCGACATGTTCGTGGGTGACGCCGGCTCGCCCGGCGGGCAGTTGCGTGAGCCGTCCGCTCTCGCACTCGACCGGCATGATCGTATCTACGTTTGCGACCGGGGTAACCATCGGGTCATGGTCTACGATGTTCGTGGCGGTCTGGTGCAGGAAGTCAAATACCAAAGTGTGAATGCTCCAACCGCGGTTGCGATTGATCCCTCCGGGCGTGTTTGGGTGCTGGAGGAAGACTCCAGCAAGCTGCACTGTCTTTCGAATAATGGTGAATTGCTGGCTGCGCTCGGCCCGACCATCTCCGGCGCCGACCAGCCGCTGCTTGATCCTTCCGATTTGGTGTTTCTCCCCGACGGTCGCCTCGTGATCTCCGATACCGGTCGCTCGCGGCTGTTGGTATGCCGGGTGACTTCTTCGACTGACTGACCGCCAGCGATGGTAGGTCTGGACCCTTGTGGTCCCGACACACATGTTCGTGTGACAACTGTCGTGTCGGGATGATAAGCATCCCGACCTACCCCGGCTGTTCAAAGTTGACTCACCCGGCTTGGGGGTCTATTGTCCTGCGTGCGACGCTTTATCGATATTCTCCGCCTGATCCGCGCAACCAACTGCCTGATCGCATCAGCTGGCGTCTGGGTCGGTGCTTATCTTACATGGTCCTGGCCGGAATATTACGGCCCGACCGTGGTCTCGATCGCGGCCTTTCTTGCCTGTGCCGCCGGAAACATCCTAAACGATCTGATGGACACGGAAGCCGACAAGATTAATCGGCCCACCCGGGTGCTGGTGGCGGGTCGGCTCTCGCGGCGTTTCGCCCGCAACCTGATGATCACACTCAATGTGATCGCTCTTATTATGGGGATCGCAGTCTCCTGGGAAGTCGCTTTAACGGGATTCGTGACAATCGGGCTCTTGGTGGCGTACAACCGCACACTGAAGCGGATACCTCTGCTGGGCAATGCCGTCGTGGCGCTGCTGGCCTCCCTGACTTTTGTTACCGGGGGGCTGGCGATTGATCCGGAACTGACTTTCCGTCTTCCCGGCCCGATGATCGCCTCCGTGTTCGCATTCTTTTTTCATCTGGTCCGGGAGATTGTCAAGGATGTCCAGGACATGGAGGGTGACCGGCGAGCCGGTCTCAGTTCGCTGCCGCTGGTGATTGGACCGTCCCGATCTCTTCTGGCCGCCACGGGCCTTTTCGCTCTGCTGGCGGTGTTAACCTACATACCGATCTTCGCGGGCTGGTTTGGTCGTGCCTACGAGATTATCACGGTCTATGTGGTGGACTTGCCCATACTGGCGCTGCTGGTAGTCACGTGGGGTTTCCCTGATGCCAAGATGCTCGCTGTAGCCTCCAGGGCGCTGAAAGTCGGCATGATTCTCGGTCTCTTGGCCCTGATTCTGGCTTAACACATTTTAACGAAACTTGCCTAACTCCATTAAGTATAAAACCGAGTGACCGGCCTATAGGCACCGGTCTAACTTAGGACTTGACAAACAGTTAACGGAGTTTTACCAACACCGGCTGGGTTACGAAACGGCTGAGCACCTGGGAATGAAGAGCAATTGGCGCATAACTCGGATAGTCTTTCTGCCGGCGCTGTTGTGCATCGCGTGGTGGTCGAGTAGTCGCGCCTCGATTAGCCTCTCGCAATCCATTGACCGCACCGACATGGCCTACGAGGACACAGCGTCGTTCCAGGTAGTGGTGACCTGGGCTGGTGGCGTCTCGGCTTACCGCTTCGAACAGGCATTTCGTCTCAATTCCGACAAGCTGAAAGTGGCCCGGTTTACGTCGTCGGTGCGTTCCACCGGCAACGGTGCCAACGAGTCAACTACCAAGACATTCGACTACAAACTTGTGCCGTTTCTTTCGGGAGTTGCCAGAGTAGACCCGATGGTCATCGAGTATGTGACCTGGCCGGATTCATCGGCAGGTCAACTGGTGACCGACGCGGTTACATTGGCGATTGCCGAGCCACTCCCTGCCGGAGAGCGCCGGAAGGGCGGTCTTGACGGCGGCTGGTTTGCGCTCATCGCTGCTGCAGTAGTCGGGCTAGGTATCGGTTCGTATGCCCTGTTCAAACCGAAGCCGGTAAAAGAAACAGCCAAAAGCCCGGCGCTGGCGTTCCTGGAGCAGCTCGATGAAGTGCGTAAAGAGGCCGGGATGGATCTAAAACGGTTCCAGACCGGGCTGTACCGATCTCTCGGGAACTACGTCCACTCTCGCTACGGGATAAATGTCACCGGCCGACCGGCGTCGGCCGCTGCGGCGGAACTCGAGAAGGTGGAACCTGACACCGGTGTGCGGAGCGCAATTGCGGGTTGGCTGGCCCGCGCCGAGCGCGAGAAATTCTCACCGGTCGAACCGGCGCCCGGCGAGGTTTCGCGCCTCGAATCGGAGATTCGCGTCTTCTTTGAAAAGTTGAAATAAGTGCTTTGTCTGTGGAGGATAGATGCAAACTGATATCAAACAAATCCAATCGCTGGTAGAGAGCGAAGCCTCATTCGTGGAGAAGCTGACCACGCAGATCAGCTCGGTGATCGTGGGTCAGAAGTATCTGGTGGAACGACTGCTCATGGGGATCCTGGCCGACGGCCACATCCTGATCGAGGGCGTTCCCGGCCTGGCCAAGACGCTCTCGGTCAAGACCCTGGCCGATGCTATCCAGGCGAAATTCCAGAGGCTTCAGTTTACGCCCGATCTACTGCCGGCCGATCTGATCGGCACGCTCATTTACAACCCGCAGAAAGCCGA is part of the Candidatus Zixiibacteriota bacterium genome and harbors:
- a CDS encoding DUF5683 domain-containing protein — protein: MRFWVIAIVVVVSVSSGVHAIELGQSPVHVAMQNSLNAETRSLGVTGNLANDEFGGGTRDQSETGRKSVVQAALYSAIIPGGGQYYLDRRRTARYFFGAEAGIWIAYLSFHTYGRWREDDFIAYAAAHANARLEGKSEEFQSWVGFYSSIREFNTLGRAFDPERPYLADTPENHWQWQSERERQTYRDLRNRSKEAYRRSDFMIGAAIVNRIISVVDAIRSAVRINRRIAAPGFSSAQPRPFRLSFDPLASRQICVTVYPGF
- a CDS encoding NHL repeat-containing protein — its product is MSSLSLVFVLVGCGGKARPGRELTQSPGIPTEIVLERMISGQILGRPLSNPTDLAIDNRGALYLLDSGNKRVIWFNRDLAAVRDFSGEGSSIGKLGDPRGLAVDSERRVWVTDRESRLLVQCSDQLEYTMEIPFRDEADEFVYGRPAAIAVTEFGDIWVVDPDNHRVVTLDAAGQFDMFVGDAGSPGGQLREPSALALDRHDRIYVCDRGNHRVMVYDVRGGLVQEVKYQSVNAPTAVAIDPSGRVWVLEEDSSKLHCLSNNGELLAALGPTISGADQPLLDPSDLVFLPDGRLVISDTGRSRLLVCRVTSSTD
- a CDS encoding geranylgeranylglycerol-phosphate geranylgeranyltransferase, with translation MRRFIDILRLIRATNCLIASAGVWVGAYLTWSWPEYYGPTVVSIAAFLACAAGNILNDLMDTEADKINRPTRVLVAGRLSRRFARNLMITLNVIALIMGIAVSWEVALTGFVTIGLLVAYNRTLKRIPLLGNAVVALLASLTFVTGGLAIDPELTFRLPGPMIASVFAFFFHLVREIVKDVQDMEGDRRAGLSSLPLVIGPSRSLLAATGLFALLAVLTYIPIFAGWFGRAYEIITVYVVDLPILALLVVTWGFPDAKMLAVASRALKVGMILGLLALILA